A window of Castanea sativa cultivar Marrone di Chiusa Pesio chromosome 8, ASM4071231v1 genomic DNA:
ACCTAGACGATCTGAAGGAAACCTTCAACACACTGGGTAAGTACAAGATGAAACTAAGCCCTTTAAAGTGTGTCCTTGCTGTCTCATCAGGGAAATTATTCGGATTCATGGTATCTCAACAAGGCATAGAGGCTAATCCAGACAAGATAAAGGCAATAATGGAGGTAAAGTCCCcgaaaaacaataaaagaagtATAGAGCTTAACAGGAAAAGTTGTGGTGTTAAACAGATTCACCTTTCAAGTGACAGACAAGTGCCTACTCTTTTTCAAGGTCTTGAAGAAGTCCTTTCAATGGATAGACGAATGTGAGGAAGCCTTGACAAAGTTAAAAGAGTACCTAATGCAGCCATCATTGTTAAGCCTTTCAGTAACAAGAGAAAAGCTGCAACTCTATTTAGTAGTATCTAACACAATAGTAAGCTTGGCACTGATCAGAGAAGAGGAAGATGTGCAGAGCCGGTATACTACAAGAGCCAAGCATTTCAAGAAGCTGAAGCAAATTACCCAAGGTTAGAAAAGATTGCTTTTGTCTTAGTAGTCGCTTCCAAAAAACTGCGCCACTACTTTCAGGCACATCCCATCGTTGTCATGACAGACCAACCGATAAGAAAGACGATTAACAAGATAGATCAGCAGGGCACCTCATCCAATGGGCTCTAAAGCTTGGCCAGTTCAACATAGAACATCGGCCTCAGGTAGCAATCAAAGCCCAGGTCTTTACTGATTTTATTGCAAAATTCACTTAtcctcaagaagaagaagaaaagcccTAAAAGAAGACATGGACGGTTCAGACAGATGGGTCCGCCACCAAGAAGGTAGGAGGAGCAGGTGTAGTTCTCATATCACCTGAATGAGAAACCCTGAAGTACGCGGTCATATTACAGTTCCTAGCAACcaataatgaagctgagtataAAGCACTTCTAACAGGACTGAGTCTTACGAGAGTCCTCAAAGCCAAGACCCTCATTGTCCAAGCCAATTCTCAGCTTGTAGTTAGCCAAGTAAAAGGAGATTACgaagcaaaggaggaaagaatgTAGAAGTATCTTGAGATCGTTAAAGAACTCCTACAGTATTTCAACAGTGTCGAATTCCAGCAAATCCCTCATGCAAAGAATGATGAAACTGACTTCTTGGCGCAACTAGCCTCGTTAGACGAGCATGGCATATCCCCTGAATTATGCATGGAAATAAGGGGACAACCCAGCACTAAGGTAGAATGGGTGATGAAGATACAAGAACAAGACGAATGGATGACTACCATCATCCTTTATTTGAAAGAAGGATGACTCCCAAAAGACAAGAACAAAGTACAAAAGGTACAGATCAAACATGCTCACTTTGTCCTTATGGAAAACACCCTCTATAGATGAGGACACTCCCTCCCCTATCTCCATTGTGTTAATAAGGAAGAAGCCAACTACGCACTTTGAGAGATATACAAAAGGATCTGTGGTAACCACGCAGGGGCAAGGTCTTTGGCAGGAAACACATTTAGAGCAAGATATTATTGGCCAACGCTATAGAAAGATGCATATGACCTCGTGAAAGCATGTGACTAATGCCAATGCTTCGCGAACGTCCAAACGAGACCAAGTGAGCCAATGACGTCGATAACCGTTCCATGATCTTTCACTCAATGGAGAATCAACATAATGGGACTGCTCCCCATAGGAAGGAAGTAGTACAAGTTCCTCATCATCGCAATCGATTACTTCATGAAGTGGGTCAAAGCCGAACCAATAGCGATGATCACTGAAGCCAAGATTACCAACTTTGTATGGAAGAACGTAGTCTGCAGGTTCAACATTTCAAACGTAATCATATTAGACAATGGGAACCAGTTAGACAACcctaagtttcaaaaattttgccAAGATTTAGGCATTAAAAACCACTACTCTTCTCCAAGACACCTTTAAGCTAATGGTCAAACGGAAGTGACAAATAGAAGTTTACTCAAAATTCATGAAAGCATCTGACTAGTGCCAATGCTTCGTGAACGTCCAAACGAGACCAAGTGAGCCAATGACGTCGATAACCGTTCCATGACCTTTCACTCAATGGAGAATCAACATGATGGGACCGCTCCCCATAGGAAGGAAGCAGTACAAGTTCCTCATCATCGCAATCGATTACTTCATGAAGTGGGTCAAAGTCGAACCAACAGCGATGATCACAGAAGCCAAGATTACCAACTTTGTATGGAAGAACGTAGTTTGCAGGTTCAACATTCCAAACGTAATCATATCAAACAATGGGAAGCAGTTGGACAACCCTAAGTTTCGAAAAATTTGCCAAGATTTAGGCATTAAAAACCACTACTCTTTTCCAAAACACCTTTAAGCTAATGGCCAAACGAAAATGACGAACAGAAGTCTACTCAAAATTATCAtaactcggcttgagggggcatgGCCAAAAGAGCTATCTAACATtctatgggcatacaggacgaCCATAAGAGTGCCaacgggagaaacaccattcagGCTGACATTTGGAATAGAAACCATCATACTAGTGGAAATAGGATTGACGAACATCCGGGTCAAAGCATACGAAGAGCAAAGGAATCACCAAGAACACAACAAtaatttggatttgattgatgaaGTGAGAGACGAAGCTTCAAAGTGGATGGAAAAGTACAGGAAAGCAATGGCCAGATACTACAATAAGAAGGTGAAGGTGAGAAGATGTAACGTCAGTGATCTCGTCCTTAAGAAAATCTCACAGGAAACAAAGGACCTATCGCAAGGGAAGTTAGGTCAGGCATGGGAAGGACCCTACCAAGTCATTCGCCACTCCAGAGAAGGATCATACTACTTGAAGACCTTGGACAACTAAGAACTACCTCGTCTATGGAACAT
This region includes:
- the LOC142606089 gene encoding uncharacterized protein LOC142606089, which produces MTNRSLLKIIITRLEGAWPKELSNILWAYRTTIRVPTGETPFRLTFGIETIILVEIGLTNIRVKAYEEQRNHQEHNNNLDLIDEVRDEASKWMEKYRKAMARYYNKKVKVRRCNVSDLVLKKISQETKDLSQGKLGQAWEGPYQVIRHSREGSYYLKTLDN